GGCGACTCGTAATGTGTCCGTTATTATTCCGGCCGCCAGTTTTAGAAATTGGAGCCAACAAGCTCTTCTCTGGACGACTGGTGGTTAACTCAGCAAAGTCTGAAAGAGCAAGCTGTCTGCGGCTTGGTGATGTTGGTTTATGCTTTTTAATTCCCATCGTATCCTCGCTTACTCTTCAAAAAGCTTGATTGTCGACCCATCAGCGAGGGTAACAAACGCTTTTTTCCAGTCATTGCGTTTCCCCATGCCAAACTTGGTACGTTTCACTTTACCTTTGACAATAGAAACACTTACTTTAGAAACCTTCACGCTGAAGATCTTTTCCACAGCAGCTTTGATTTCAATTTTGTTGGCCCGCTTGTCAACTTCGAACACGACTTGATTGAACTTCTCGTTCAAAATAACCGCACGCTCAGTAGCTACCGGACGCTTAATGATGCTATACAGCTCCATTATTCACCCCTTTTTTCAATCAGTGAAGCGACCGACTGCTCAAAAACAAGCGCGTTCGAATTCACGACATCATATACGTTCAAACCTTCAGGGCGAATGATTTTCACGTATGGGAGGTTGCGCAATGCAAGAACCTGCGGAGCATCGTAGTCGCCAACAACAAAGAGTACTTTGCGGTTCAAAGAACACTTCTGCATTACACCGTGAGCCAGTTTGGTCTTCGGAGCTTCTAATGCAAACGAGTCGAATACCACGATACCTTGCGAACGAGCTTTATCAGTAAGAGCTGATACAAGAGCCAGTTTGCGTACTTTTTTGTTGACTTTTTTCTCGTACGAACGTGGTTGTGGGCCGAAAATCACCCCACCTTTACGCCATAACGGTGAACGAGACGTACCAGCGCGAGCGCGACCAGTACCCTTTTGGCGCCATGGCTTAGAGCCACCGCCACTGACAGCTGAGCGATTCTTTACGGCATGCGTCCCTTGACGCTTTGCTGCCTGCTGCGCTACGACCACTTCGTGCATCAGGTGAGTCTTCACCTCGCCGCCGAAGAGAGCGTCGCTCAGTGCGATTTCGCCAACTTTTTCATTGTTGATATTTATTACATTCACTACAACTGGCATGACTTTCTCCGAAATCACTTTCTCTCGAAACGCATCAACCCTTAAGGGCCTGACGAATCTCCACAATTCCACCTTTGGCACCCGGAACCGCACCCTTAACCAGGATAAGATTCTGTTCGGCCATTACCTTGACAACTTCGAGCTTTTCAACCGTCACCTGATCGCCACCCATACGGCCTGGCATCTTCTTATTCTTGAAGGTACGGCTCGGAGTCGCACACATCCCGATAGAACCAGGTGCTCTGTGAAAAGTCGAACCGTGAGTCGCACGTCCGC
This Chrysiogenes arsenatis DSM 11915 DNA region includes the following protein-coding sequences:
- the rplW gene encoding 50S ribosomal protein L23 yields the protein MELYSIIKRPVATERAVILNEKFNQVVFEVDKRANKIEIKAAVEKIFSVKVSKVSVSIVKGKVKRTKFGMGKRNDWKKAFVTLADGSTIKLFEE
- the rplD gene encoding 50S ribosomal protein L4, whose product is MPVVVNVININNEKVGEIALSDALFGGEVKTHLMHEVVVAQQAAKRQGTHAVKNRSAVSGGGSKPWRQKGTGRARAGTSRSPLWRKGGVIFGPQPRSYEKKVNKKVRKLALVSALTDKARSQGIVVFDSFALEAPKTKLAHGVMQKCSLNRKVLFVVGDYDAPQVLALRNLPYVKIIRPEGLNVYDVVNSNALVFEQSVASLIEKRGE